The Chloroflexota bacterium DNA segment ACTTTCAATTTCTGCAATTCCCGGACAAACTCGACATCATCTTCAACCGGAGACTTGGGGAACATATAGAACGCTCCCTGGGGTTTGACCATCGAGTAACCCATTGCGGCGAGGTTATGGTACACAAAATCTCTCTTTCGCTGGTATTCGGCTACCGAGACGGTAACTCCCTGCAAATGACGCACGATGTGCTGCATCAGGGCTGAGGCGTTGACGAAACCGAGAGTCCGGTTGACATGGATAAAACCATTGACCAGTTCTTCCCGGCCGTGGCATTCCGGATGCACGGCTATATAGCCGATTCGCTCCCCGGGCAGGGCCAGGTCCTTGGAATGGGAAGTGGCAATGATACTGTTGGTGTCGTGATGCACCGGGAAAGGGTACTCCAGGCCATCATAAATGAGTTTGCGGTAGGCCTCGTCGCTGATGAGCAGGATGTGCGTCCCGAGTTCAGTTTCTTTCTTGCGGAGCACCTTGCCAATTTCGCGCAGTCGTTCTTCGCTGTAGACCGCGCCCGATGGGTTGTTCGGCGAGTTGACGAGCACGGCCCTCGTCCTTTCATTGATAGCCTGTTCCAGCTCATCTACTCTGGGGGCAAACTGTTCATCGGTGGACAGAATGCGGGACACTCCATAATGGTTACCGATATAGTGGACATACTCGGCAAAATATGGGGCGAAGATGATGACCTCGTCTCCCTGGTTGAGTACCGTCTTCAGGACTACATTCAGTGCTCCCGCCGCCCCGTGGGTCATAATGACGTCATTCATGGTGAATTTAATACCTGTCTCAAAGGATAATTGTTCGGCCACGGCGGCTCTGGTCTCGGCGTAGCCGGCGTTGCTCATGTAGCGGTGCATCCCGGGGGTGGGGTGCTCGGCGATTTTCTTTATTTCCTGAAAAAA contains these protein-coding regions:
- a CDS encoding pyridoxal phosphate-dependent aminotransferase — encoded protein: MSISERVRESMGSSSWIRRMFEEGLELKQRYGEENIFDLSLGNPIMEPPAEFFQEIKKIAEHPTPGMHRYMSNAGYAETRAAVAEQLSFETGIKFTMNDVIMTHGAAGALNVVLKTVLNQGDEVIIFAPYFAEYVHYIGNHYGVSRILSTDEQFAPRVDELEQAINERTRAVLVNSPNNPSGAVYSEERLREIGKVLRKKETELGTHILLISDEAYRKLIYDGLEYPFPVHHDTNSIIATSHSKDLALPGERIGYIAVHPECHGREELVNGFIHVNRTLGFVNASALMQHIVRHLQGVTVSVAEYQRKRDFVYHNLAAMGYSMVKPQGAFYMFPKSPVEDDVEFVRELQKLKVLTVPGRGFGTPGYFRIAYCVEDRVLEGSLGGLREAARKYGLTK